The sequence below is a genomic window from Hyperolius riggenbachi isolate aHypRig1 chromosome 7, aHypRig1.pri, whole genome shotgun sequence.
GGCTGGAATCATTGGGAACAGCGTCACCATTCGGACCACCAAGGTTCTGCGAGACAAAGGCTACATGCAGAAGGGGGTGACTGACCACATGGTCAGCCTGGCTTGCTCTGACCTGCTGGTCATCCTGCTGGGGATGCCAGTGGAGCTCTATTCTGGCATCTGGTTTCCCTTTACTCCTACACATGGAGATATTGCCTGTAAGATCTATTGCTTTCTGTTTGAGGCCTGCAGCTATGCCACCATCTTCCATGTGGCAACACTGAGCTTTGAAAGATACATGGCGATCTGTCACCCGTTCCGCTTCAAGGCCATTTCCGGCACACGGTGTGTGAAGCTGATGATTTGCTTTGCTTGGTTGACCTCTGTTTGTGTGGCATTGCCGCTGATCTTTGCCATGGGCGCAGAATATCCGCTGAGGCCAGTCACAGGCAGGCGCTCTCGCTGTAACTCCTCCACAACCAATCATCTGACTGCAAACTTCACGCTGTGCACAAACCTCCATTCTAAGTGGAGCGCCTACCAAGCCAGCATCTTCGGTGCCTTCATAGTCTACGTGGTCATCCTGGTTTCCGTGGCCTTCATGTGTCGGAAGATGATGGTCATTCTAATGGCAGCCAAGAAAGGAACCATTACGGTGAAAGGCCAAGCGGCAGCTAGCGTGACCAATGAGATGACCAAAAGTGACAGCTCCGAGGCCAGATCCGCACGCAAACAAACCATCCTATTCCTGGGTGAGTGGACATTGTCTTGGGGTGATTAACCAAGGGGTGAAGCATGGTAATAATACAAATGTTGTGCACGTTCTCACTGGTTATGTAGCTGGGA
It includes:
- the GPR39 gene encoding G-protein coupled receptor 39; its protein translation is MDEDSCTDLIDHSHVPDFEVRLAVKISLTVLYGIIMLAGIIGNSVTIRTTKVLRDKGYMQKGVTDHMVSLACSDLLVILLGMPVELYSGIWFPFTPTHGDIACKIYCFLFEACSYATIFHVATLSFERYMAICHPFRFKAISGTRCVKLMICFAWLTSVCVALPLIFAMGAEYPLRPVTGRRSRCNSSTTNHLTANFTLCTNLHSKWSAYQASIFGAFIVYVVILVSVAFMCRKMMVILMAAKKGTITVKGQAAASVTNEMTKSDSSEARSARKQTILFLGLIVLTLALCWMPNQVLRIMAASVPKQEWSVRYFRIYMTLLPVADTFFYLSSVVNPLLYNISSKQFRDVFLQVLRCRLTLEHVNKERLWKAHLNSAASSSNYRRPLMSLRRNTSKPADHSTNSGPERRQNTGRSQDSVKDIPVHTSQRSARNGLCESEV